The Nocardioides sp. S-1144 genome includes a region encoding these proteins:
- a CDS encoding alpha/beta hydrolase gives MGFLRRRLVTAALTANAIRPLPGFRFGIPAFVAGWLSGELAPHLLALTAADTAAQLARGRRDPRALAVAGASAAGLAFLVAQARRAGDVAEDALAEALGPGYRDQLETQPTPADVAAGWRPLVNPFRLTRQARAGFVVERDIAYNDRGRRGRLDVYRPAGGVPDGGAPVLVQVHGGAWTVGSKERQALPLMRHLASRGWVCVAVNYRLAPRHPFPAQVIDVKQAIAWVKEHIGEHGGDPSYVAITGGSAGGHLCALAALTAGDRSWQPGFEDADTSVRCAVPHYGVYDFAGATGLRSVELMRDRFLGPQVLRTRFSEEPDVFEAASPILRIIADAPDFFVLHGTVDTMVGVDQAREFVRRLRDRSDHSVVYAELPGAQHAFDTFASIRSTQVVRAIDRYLHWHWNTWRAGLDHDDQVDDPQPRDD, from the coding sequence ATGGGGTTCCTCCGACGTCGCCTGGTCACCGCCGCCCTCACCGCGAACGCCATCCGGCCGCTGCCCGGGTTCCGGTTCGGCATCCCGGCCTTCGTCGCCGGCTGGCTCTCCGGCGAGCTCGCCCCGCACCTGCTCGCCCTCACCGCAGCCGACACCGCCGCCCAGCTCGCCCGCGGCCGCCGCGACCCCCGTGCCCTCGCCGTGGCCGGGGCCAGCGCGGCCGGGCTGGCCTTCCTCGTCGCGCAGGCCCGGCGCGCCGGCGACGTGGCCGAGGACGCGCTCGCCGAGGCGCTGGGACCGGGGTACCGCGACCAGCTCGAGACCCAGCCGACCCCGGCCGACGTCGCCGCCGGGTGGCGCCCGCTGGTCAACCCGTTCCGGCTCACCCGGCAAGCCCGCGCCGGCTTCGTCGTCGAGCGCGACATCGCCTACAACGACCGCGGCCGGCGCGGACGCCTCGACGTCTACCGGCCGGCGGGCGGCGTCCCCGACGGCGGCGCGCCCGTGCTCGTGCAGGTGCACGGCGGCGCGTGGACCGTCGGCAGCAAGGAGCGGCAGGCCCTCCCCCTCATGCGCCACCTCGCGTCGCGGGGGTGGGTCTGCGTGGCGGTCAACTACCGCCTCGCGCCGCGCCACCCGTTCCCGGCCCAGGTGATCGACGTCAAGCAGGCGATCGCGTGGGTCAAGGAGCACATCGGGGAGCACGGCGGCGACCCGTCCTACGTCGCCATCACCGGGGGCTCGGCGGGCGGCCACCTGTGCGCCCTGGCCGCGCTGACGGCCGGCGACCGGTCGTGGCAGCCCGGGTTCGAGGACGCCGACACCTCGGTGCGGTGCGCCGTCCCGCACTACGGCGTCTACGACTTCGCCGGTGCCACCGGCCTGCGCAGCGTCGAGCTGATGCGCGACCGGTTCCTCGGGCCCCAGGTGCTGCGCACGCGCTTCTCCGAGGAGCCCGACGTCTTCGAGGCCGCCTCGCCGATCCTGCGGATCATCGCGGACGCCCCCGACTTCTTCGTGCTGCACGGCACCGTCGACACGATGGTCGGGGTCGACCAGGCCCGCGAGTTCGTGCGCCGGCTGCGCGACCGGTCCGACCACAGCGTCGTCTACGCCGAGCTCCCCGGCGCCCAGCATGCCTTCGACACCTTCGCCTCGATCCGGTCGACGCAGGTCGTCCGGGCGATCGACCGCTACCTGCACTGGCACTGGAACACCTGGCGTGCCGGGCTCGACCACGACGACCAGGTCGACGACCCGCAGCCGCGCGACGACTGA
- a CDS encoding class I SAM-dependent methyltransferase, giving the protein MPAETPAETPAEMPADLLAHALAAKGFMPPEEGLLLHRHAAERAAHGPLLEVGTYCGKSAIYLGAAARDSGTPGAVVLTVDHHRGSEENQAGWEHHDPTLVDPDLGLMDTLPVFRRTIAQAGLEDVVVALVGRSTTLSALWRTPLSLLFIDGGHAEEHAQNDYTGWAPWVVSGGLLVIHDVFPDPADGGRPPYHVFLRALEGGAFTEVEALGSMRVLRRTTGTAGDPLR; this is encoded by the coding sequence GTGCCTGCCGAGACGCCCGCCGAGACGCCCGCCGAGATGCCCGCCGATCTGCTCGCCCACGCACTCGCCGCCAAGGGCTTCATGCCGCCCGAGGAGGGCCTGCTGCTGCACCGGCACGCCGCGGAGCGGGCCGCCCACGGGCCGCTGCTGGAGGTCGGCACGTACTGCGGGAAGTCGGCGATCTACCTCGGCGCGGCCGCTCGGGACTCGGGGACGCCGGGCGCCGTCGTCCTCACCGTGGACCACCACCGCGGCTCGGAGGAGAACCAGGCCGGCTGGGAGCACCACGACCCGACCCTGGTCGACCCCGACCTCGGCCTGATGGACACCCTGCCCGTCTTCCGGCGCACCATCGCCCAGGCCGGCCTGGAGGACGTCGTCGTCGCGCTCGTCGGGCGGAGCACGACCCTCAGCGCCCTGTGGCGCACCCCGCTGAGCCTGCTGTTCATCGACGGCGGCCACGCCGAGGAGCACGCCCAGAACGACTACACCGGCTGGGCGCCGTGGGTCGTGTCCGGCGGTCTCCTCGTCATCCACGACGTCTTCCCCGACCCCGCCGACGGCGGCCGCCCGCCGTACCACGTGTTCCTGCGCGCCCTCGAGGGCGGCGCGTTCACCGAGGTGGAGGCACTCGGCTCGATGCGGGTGCTGCGCCGCACGACCGGCACCGCCGGCGACCCCCTCCGCTGA